Proteins encoded within one genomic window of Amycolatopsis nigrescens CSC17Ta-90:
- a CDS encoding glutamate ABC transporter substrate-binding protein, which translates to MIITACAVVSLGAVTACSGGTDAVPGANSDQQNMQNLLDRAPVAGDEELAKSPTAQAIKQRGQLLIGGSLETPLMSQQNPTTGETEGFDATLGKLLAKYILGQPSRKIINTTPAIREALIQNNTVDMVIQNYSITPARAEKVAFAGPYLISSQAIATLKGKPDITKPDQLNGKAVCAATGSTGAKTVRDVAPQVNLQTFASDPECVQALEQDRVAAWVKDQTVVAGEAKLNDKIQLATGTFGSDPYGIGIKHGDDTFKKFINDWLKKVQDAGLWKQAYDESLGTVIPGGAPAAPAFGSVPGS; encoded by the coding sequence ATGATCATCACCGCATGCGCGGTGGTCAGCCTGGGGGCGGTAACCGCATGCTCCGGGGGCACCGATGCCGTCCCCGGCGCGAACAGCGACCAGCAGAACATGCAGAACTTGCTCGACCGCGCGCCGGTGGCCGGCGACGAAGAGCTCGCCAAGAGCCCGACCGCACAGGCGATCAAGCAGCGTGGCCAGCTGCTGATCGGCGGCTCACTGGAAACCCCGTTGATGTCCCAGCAGAACCCGACCACCGGCGAGACCGAGGGCTTCGACGCCACGCTCGGCAAGCTGCTCGCCAAGTACATCCTCGGCCAGCCCAGCCGGAAGATCATCAACACCACCCCCGCCATCCGCGAGGCGCTGATCCAGAACAACACCGTGGACATGGTGATCCAGAACTACAGCATCACCCCCGCCCGCGCGGAAAAGGTCGCCTTCGCCGGTCCGTACCTCATCTCCAGCCAGGCCATCGCCACCCTGAAGGGCAAGCCGGACATCACCAAACCGGACCAGCTCAACGGCAAGGCGGTGTGCGCCGCGACCGGCAGCACCGGCGCCAAGACCGTCCGGGACGTGGCACCGCAGGTCAACCTGCAGACCTTCGCCAGCGACCCGGAATGCGTACAGGCGCTGGAGCAGGACCGGGTCGCGGCCTGGGTCAAGGACCAGACCGTGGTGGCCGGTGAGGCCAAGCTGAACGACAAGATCCAGCTCGCCACCGGGACCTTCGGCTCGGACCCGTACGGCATCGGGATCAAGCACGGCGACGACACCTTCAAGAAGTTCATCAACGACTGGCTCAAGAAGGTCCAGGACGCCGGTCTTTGGAAACAGGCCTACGACGAATCGCTGGGCACCGTCATCCCCGGCGGCGCACCGGCGGCGCCGGCCTTCGGCTCCGTGCCCGGTTCCTGA